TCATTTCAAAATAGCAGTGCCTGAAAATATCTCCCAGTTTAATAAGAGCTAGTACACAAGGCAGTTACAGAAACATCTACTGGGAGCTTTGCCCAGCTGCCACGTGGCCCAAAAATCACCCAGcgaacatacaaacacactccaGACTCTGTTTTCAAAGAAACAGCAGCAAGAAGACACAGGAACAAACATTACCATGTTTTACCACTTCAGTCTAAACTTGAAAACACTGACTAGAAAATGCAGAAGTGAAACTACTGTATGCAAACCCATCAGAGCAGAGCAGAGGCATCGCGATGCCCTGTGCACATCTACAGTGATGAAGCATGAGCTCAGGGGTTGAAAcgcacactagccctgcacccagtcctcaGCTTCAGGTATATTACTGAAAGGAGCAGGAACGATCAGCCCACCCGAGAGCACAGGAAACGAGTTTAGAATATTGAGAGAGCTCATCACAGCGCGTCTCGTTAACCTTCAATTCCCTACAGATATAAATACTGGAGAGGCCTGGAGCCAAGCCAGCTGCTTAAACAATGGGCAGGTAAATACTGCGGCAGAGGCCTGGGGCATCACAGAActaggaagaggaggagggggcaGTGTCTGAGGACACATCCAAGAGAGTTTAGAATAAAGACATCTTAAAACCAGATAAAAAGGGATCTATTCAGATCTCCACCAGAGAGGGCAGTGAGGGGTTCGGGGGGGTAATACTTTGTGGTGCTCCAGGGTGCTATTCAGGGATAATTTGACAGTCCCTCCCCGCAGTCTGTAAGGCTCTACAGCCGTCTAAATGGGATTCCGGGTGACCGTGTTCTTCCGCATCAAGCTTTACATGAAATACAAGCAGGACACTGTTAGGACTGCACAGGATGTGTACAGTAAAGAGAAGATAGGACTCATAAAACAGGGCAGAAACAAACAAAGCAGGATTTTTATTGTGACAGGAACAAAGGGTTAGCACTCTGTTAGCAATGacagaccgagagagagagagagaggtaaaaCACATTCATACACATACATGCACTATACACCAATACTGCTGAAGCAAATAGGAACGCTCAAAGAGTCCTGTTTTATTGTGTAAAGTGAGGGGCTGCCGAGCGGCCACGGGAAGACAGCACTGCTTCAGTGGTACAGCGAGCCTGCAAGGGGTTTAAAACAGACGGTTGGGGTGCAACCCCCACGTGCCTACATGTTTCAACACAATGAGGTCACAGGTGTTTGACAACCGGCATTAACGAGCAGATCAAAGGCCAGCTTACACTGTACCGTCTCTATCCCACCGTCTCACACAGGTGTGCAGCCCGAGACCCTCCAGTCTTCTCTAGAGCTACATCAGTATTCTGGGTCAGGGCTTGCTTTACAGTGTGCCAGCGCTCCTCTGTCTAATCGCAGTCACACTCAGCCCTCTTCACGCAGTCTAGGGCAGGCTTGCTGATCACCAGTTCTCCTGCCAGTGCTGAGCAGACAGTCCGCACTCCCATTGTATTGAGAGAGACGAGAAATGAAAAGAAGCTAGACTGCAGTAtttgtactctgtctgtgtgcccccccccccccccccagcaggcAAAAACAATGACTCTGCATTACACAGTGTGGATACAGTTAGAACACTGCACTGAACAGCAGCAAggacactgttttattaaaaacccACTCTTTCGTGGAGAGCATTGAAATGGATGTTGcaaattctataaaaaaaaaactcaaataaatgtaaatgattgTGAACAGCAGAGCTATCTAACGGCTGATCTGTCAGAACTGTTCTttctcttcacacacacacacaccctctcctttattttattactgactcaagtcaaaaacaaaatgcatgtttttaCCTGCCAGGAATTCTTCACAAACCTGTCCTGTCAGTTTGTTCCACttacattacagttaaaatactaGCCGTGATAAATATTGAGTAGTCGGGATAATgagaaaaagattttaaaagaacTATGTAGTTGTTTTCAGTGCTTGTATGGTAAAGACAGCGACTCTGCGCTTCAATGCGCTTGGGTCCGATACTGGCAATGCCCACTCTAAAAGCACAAGGCATGACTAAGCCCTTGCTGCACTGCAGCTGGAATGAGCCCAAGGGTCTGCTCTGGAATCATTTACTTCTTCCTTTAATAAAACTACACCAAACGATGTGCTGGACCTCCGTGGGAATGAAGGTCACGTTGCTCAGTGTTGCTGGTCATTATCTTACATGGCTTGACAAAGGCATGGCATGTTTTGGCGTGGCGTCTTGCTATTATTGAAGAGTTATCAGACATGGAGAACAACATGTTCAGTGAAACCATCAAGGCCATTAAATACCAGGAAGAGCAGAATTCTTTCCCATGCCTTAACAAAAAACAATCCTTCAGCAGacattaaataaaagcacaatccAAACATTTGAAATATGGGCCCAGTGTGATACCCTTTCTCTTAACACCACAGGGATGTGACGATTCATTAGTTAACTCGGAACTGCAGTTCAGCAACACCCAGCAGGTTTCACACTAGTGGACACTGTTGGGTGGGGGGGGGCACAGATCTTTGGGGTTGTAGGGGGTTCAGCCATGCGGTGTTAAACAACAGTGATGCAACATCAAGACATTGCAGATGTTTATTTGCATGGCTTTAGATAAGCAATCAAAACAAAACTACGCCTTCTCATGAAAATAAGCCCTGCGGATTTCAATGGAAAACGCTAAAAAACAAGAAGAGGCTGCAACTTTCTCGTGTGACGACGTGTTGGTTTTGAATTCTCGTCACAGATATAATACTAGTCTAGGATTTGTAATGACTCACTTCTGCCGCGTATCCCATCTGGTTATACAGTACTTCCGAATTTCTGATTAGATTCAGAAAGAGGTTGCTGCTTTTGTTCTTTTATTGAAGACAATGATGACCAAATTATTAAATTTGGTTTACAAATGTAATTGAgggcatttctctctctctctctctctctgcagacaAACAGACCCCGTAGCATTACTGCAAGACAGGCATTCTCTTATCCTTCAATACGCAGCTACCATTATTCTTTAGTGAGAATTCAGCCTCACTATCAAGAACTGGGGTAAGAGGTTTGATTTAAGAAAGAAACCAAGGCTTCAAGGATGAGGGAGGGGGcacatgtattaaaacaaacattgGGGTCCAAACAGAAATTAAATCGGGGTATTTGTAGAGCACCCCGCTTATTGGAAGCCTGTACAGATGAAAAGGGTGGTCACGTGAATgctgcttctgtcacccaggtcgaccctgcttcttcaaaaagcagtgtgaaatcaggTAGCCCGCCCGCATGACATCAGCTTGCGACCCAGGTACAGCATaccaatgtgaaaggggctttagtaatGCTGATGTTAACAGAAAAGCACCACATTGCAGgtgttggttaaaaaaaaataaaaagcacaccaCACAATTCTCCCCTGCATGGGGGAAAAAGGTTAACTGTGGAAAGCAGGCAATACCTCCCCCTCCCACCCAATACTTTATACGTGTCTCCTGAAGGGGTATCTAAAATCCAGCCCACCTAATGAAATGTGTTACTGTGCTCGTGTTGCGTATGAGGACACGCACACTGCATTGCGTTTGCGGACACATAATAGTTCTGTGCATCCCCAGAACTGTGACATCATTCTTCACAGGAGCCGCACTAAAGCAATACACATACCATTATAACGGTGGCCAAAAATGCTACATCTTAACAGCACTAGTACTGAAAAGCACAGACAGGTACAATGCCGCCTGGCTGCCTGTCTTGGGCCGAGCCATCTTAGAAGGAGACGTCATAACATCACAACAAACGACCCGGCTTTAAGCAgcctatgtattttttataaaacaataataataataataataataataataataataataataataaatatcaaatGCAGTTAATAAAACTGGTTAAATATTGTTTCACCACACGGAAAACGCTACACACTGACATTGCCACAAACAAAGACCAAGTTGGAATAACCCGGCCATAATGTTGAAACTGTAAACACAAAGTACTGTTAATTCAGCATCCGTGTTTGCTGGCGTGGCATTTACTCATCGCAGAAGAGAGAACGTGCATTTCTGTCAATGACGTAGACAAATGTAATCGGAACATCTCATGTTATCGAAAAGCGACTGCTATTaaactacttaaaaaaaacacacacacacgtaaaccAGTGTCAAAACGAAGACGGCCAAGCACTCACAGTAttctgttttggtttgtgttttattaacttCAGTCAGTATTTCAAAATTACTGTtggcatagatagatagatagatagagattacacacacacactacaatgtATATACAGCTATGCCATGGCCTTACCGGCAGAAAACAGCCAAGAAAAATACcatattttaatgtttgaatgAGAGTCGCTTTGCTGTTGCCTTTAAAAGAATTCAAACTTGGTTatatagtgtaaataataataacaatattaataaatcCCCGTTAGAATTAGGATGTACTGGTGATGAAATCGATGAGATCAGTCTCTGCGCCTCTAGTCTCTCACACGCGGTCGCCGCTGCACGTACAcatttatcatcatcatcatcatcatcatcacacagCGTCAGAAGGAccattaaaacacacatttaaaaattaaaatattactACGCGTAAACATTTCAGCTAAAGAAACAAACTACCTTGCCGCTAGCAGTGCCTCCGGCGACTCCGATGAGGAACGGCTGCCTGTTTGCGTGGTCACTTTCAGCATGGTCTTCCAGGCGCTGCTCGCTGTCGCCTGCCATGCTTGCTCTGTGCAAGGTGAGCGCTCGGAGGGGGTTTTGTTGGcgctccagctcctcctcctcctcctcctcctcctctcttcttTGCTGTAATCAATCTCTCGCCTTCCCTCGCCCGGTATATGGTGCTATGCTGGAGCCTGGATGCATTCCAAAAGACGCTTCTAACACAAACAACGCCATGCACACATTGGagcatccatctatctatctatctatctatctatctatctatcggtaTTTTATCGCTAAAAATTATATTAACGTGTTATCGCTGTATTCCGCCCCCACAACAAACCAACGTCCCTGTGTCTGCCGTCCAACTTTATCCCCCCCTATGTGTTAGATTCAAAATCAGCAGCAGTTCTCGCTTAACTGTCTTAGCACAGGTgtgcttaattaattaattttatgaaACATCCCATACGGTCAAGCTATCCTGTTATTTAGacaactacgactactaatactactactactaataataataataataataataataataataataataataataataataatgtcacgaTGACCTAGCTGACATTACATTATAATTAGGGAACAGGCTATGTAAATCAACAGAGCCTCACGTTTTATATAGTCTTATTCTCTTTTTCTTGTAAATCAACAGAGCCTCACGTTTTGATTCTGgctgaaagggaaaaaaaaaaaaaaaaaaaaaaaagtttgcatatTGAAAGGAGCTGGAAGCCTGATAGTATCCCACAATGCCATTGTTTATCACGGAGGAAGAGCCGCTCTGAGTTATTTCTGGACTCTGTGGTGGTTGTCAGTGCTGACGAATCAATTTCAGGTCCTGAGTCCTACCTCGGTGGAGAGTCTGGCTGGTGTCAAACGCACATCTTTTCAAAATATTGCACAAGAAAAATCACGTAAAAGAGCAAGATGACGACTATGTTTGCAGATACGATCCTGATCGTGTTCATCTCGGTTTGCACAGCTTTATTAGCCGAAGGTGAGTCCTATTTAGCAGCTTACCTACACTCCTGTCTCGAGGCTATCCGGTTGTTCTCTTGTTCGTTTCAATTACGAGGACAGCTACAGTACTAGCTCGGGTATAGCTGATGCTTGCTAAGTAACTTGTAGCATGTTTAACAGAACAACATTTTTGTGTAGGTGGCTCCTGGAACCCAGCCATTCCgaaaccatccatccatccattaacCGCAtgctcctttacagggtcgcggtgagccggagcctaacccggcatacacagggcgcaaggcgagactacacccgcTGGGCAGCATTACAAAACCGCGCTCCTTAAGCAAGCGCTTTAGAGCAGCGTGCGATTTGCAAAGCTTGTGCATTTACGTGCAAGTTCATTCAAGTCCATCTAAGTTGTGTGCTAGCAGGGTTGGGgccaattcctgtttttcaattctaattccatttccaattcctttttaaaatcaattctcaatgcccttttaatcaattccaactcCTGGAATTGGAATTAATGAaaagggaattgattttaaaaaggaattggaaatggaattgataACCttctgaatttattattattgtttgtgtaaCATGTTTTTTCATCTCCCCTGCCCAGGTATAACGTGGGTGCTCGTCTACAGAACTGACAAGTACAAAAGGCTGAAGGCTGAAGTTGAAAAGCAGAGTAAAAAATGTGAGTGCATGTaacgtgctgtgtgtgtgtcacgggtccagtttgaaatgtgagtgcatgtaatgtgctgtgtgtgtgtcacgagTCCGGTTTGAAATGTGAGTGCATGTaacgtgctgtgtgtgtgtcatgggtccagtttgaaatgtgagtgcatgtaacgtgctgtgtgtgtgtcatgagtccagtttgaaatgtgagtgcatgtaacgtgctgtgtgtgtgtcacgagtccagtttgaaatgtgagtgcatgtaacgtgctgtgtgtgtgtcacgagtccagtttgaaatgtgagtgcatgtaacatgctgtgtgtgtgtgtcacgagtccagtttgaaatgtgagtgcatgtaacgtgctgtgtgtgtgtcacgagtccagtttgaaatgtgagtgcatgtaacgtgctgtgtgtgtgtcacgagtccagtttgaaatgtgagtgcatgtaacgtgctgtgtgtgtgtcacgagtccagtttgaaatgtgagtgcatgtaacgtgctgtgtgtgtgtgtcacgagtccagtttgaaatgtgagtgCATGTAACGTGGTGTGTGTGTCACGAGTccagtttgaaatgtgagtgcatgtaacgtgctgtgtgtgtgtgtcacgagtccagtttgaaatgtgagtgCATGTAACGTGGTGTGTGTGTCACGAGTccagtttgaaatgtgagtgcatgtaacgtgctgtgtgtgtgtgtcacgagtccagtttgaaatgtgagtgCATGTAACGTGGTGTGTGTGTCATGAGTccagtttgaaatgtgagtgcatgtaacgtgctgtgtgtgtgtgtcacgagtccagtttgaaatgtgagtgCATGTAacgtgctttgtgtgtgtgtcacgagtccagtttgaaatgtgagtgcatgtaacgtgctgtgtgtgtgtcacaggtccagtttgaaatgtgagtgcatgtaacgtgctgtgtgtgtgtcacaggtccagtttgaaatgtgagtgcatgtaatgtgctgtgtgtgtgtcacgagTCCGGTTTGAAATGTGAGTGCATGTaacgtgctgtgtgtgtgtcacgagTCCGGTTTGAAATGTGAGTGCATGTaacgtgctgtgtgtgtgtcacgagTCCGGTTTGAAATGTGAGTGCATGTaacgtgctgtgtgtgtgtcacgagtccagtttgaaatgtgagtgcatgtaacgtgctgtgtgtgtgtcacgggtccagtttgaaatgtgagtgcatgtaatgtgctgtgtgtgtcatgagtccagtttgaaatgtgtctcttgttttattacagtagcacttttttattttttaaagcagttgaagtgatgttgattttgtttttcctgtttcagtggagaagaagaaggagaccATCACAGAATCTGCAGGGAAACAACAGAAGAAGAAGATTGGTAAAGCGGGCCCTTCCTCTCACTAACAACACTATGAATCACACACGAGGAGTGCTCTGAGAGCTCTGAGAGCTCTGTCAATGGAGCATCCCTGCAGTAGCATCCTCGCTACTGAAACTATAATACTGAGCACTGTAAACTGTGGAGGGCCCCCGTGTGCTCGGATAGCAATGGAGATGTGGAATGGACATTTTATTTCTGCTTGCTTTTTATTGTGgatgcattttatttcttgtgtTCTGTCGAACTGGGGAAAGTAGTTCCTTACAGGGGCGGACTCATGGGTATTGTTTCTTTATAATAATGCAATAACGGTGTATTGTTCTTTATAGAGAGACAAGAGGAGAAACTGAAGAATAACAATCGAGATCTCTCTATGGTAAGAGCCAACTCTTTTTTAATCTGTTTCCTGAATTTTGATTCCTAACAGTTACACAAGCCTATTCCACTAGACCCACTtctaacccctagaccacactTCCTGCTAGCATCCCAGTTTCTCATTGTCGGGTCTCTGGTTGCAGGTTCGAATGAAGTCCATGTTTGCCATTGGGTTCTGCTTTACTGCGCTGATGGGAATGTTCAATTCCATGTGAGTATGCAGCGCTGGCTGTACACAGAGAGAGGGGTGCTTCCGTTATACTCAATAATACCTGTTGAGAATGGATGTGCAGTTTCTCCTTCCCTTATGGGCTAAGGAAGGAACCCAATCTGCATTACCACTTAAGTATTTCTGAATATTGCTGTCAGACTGAAATGTAAGTTGTGGTTAGACCAATTCCTATAGGTTGAACCAGTGTTGGGAGATAAGCAGTGTGAACCAATAGAATCCTTCCACATACTCTAGATAAGCCACTGCCCCTGCTGATTGGAGCATGTGGCCAACAAGGGAGACAGCGGAACATGAGAGTGCAAGAT
The Acipenser ruthenus chromosome 10, fAciRut3.2 maternal haplotype, whole genome shotgun sequence DNA segment above includes these coding regions:
- the tmco1 gene encoding calcium load-activated calcium channel → MTTMFADTILIVFISVCTALLAEGITWVLVYRTDKYKRLKAEVEKQSKKLEKKKETITESAGKQQKKKIERQEEKLKNNNRDLSMVRMKSMFAIGFCFTALMGMFNSIFDGRVVAKLPFAPLSYIQGLSHRNLLGDDYTDCSFIFLYILCTMSIRQNIQKMLGLAPSRAATKQAGGFLGPPPQAAKFS